The Streptococcus downei MFe28 DNA window ACTCTATGACCAAATCATGCGGGTTAAGCGGGATTACCCCAACTACAAGAAAATCTATATCACCGAAAATGGTCTAGGTTATAAGGATGAATTTGTCGACAATACGGTCTATGATGATGCCCGGATTAACTACGTCAAGCAACATCTGGAGGTCCTCTCAGATGCCATTTCTGGCGGCGCCAATGTCAAGGGATACTTTATTTGGTCGCTGATGGATGTCTTCTCCTGGTCCAATGGTTATGAGAAACGCTACGGCCTCTTCTATGTCGATTTTGACACGCAGGAACGCTATCCTAAGAAGAGCGCCTACTGGTACAAGAAGCTAGCCCAAACTCAGCAAATTGAGTGAGGCACAGCTACTTAGAAATGAACGTATTAAGAGGCTTGAGCTAGGTGAGTTCGGCCTCTTAAGTCTATGGAGGAGTTTATGGTAATCCATCTAAAAAATGATAATCTGGAAGTTCAATTTAGCCAACTGGGTGGCGCTTTGACTTCCATTAAAGATAATGATGGGATAGAATATCTATGGCAGGGGAATCCTGATTATTGGTCAGGTCAAGCACCAGTTCTCTTTCCTATCTGCGGTAGTCTAAGGCTTAACTGGACGGTTTATCGGCCAGCTGAGCGACCTCATTTCACAGGCTCCATGCCCCGTCATGGTTTGGTTAGAAAAGAGAATTTTACTCTAGAAGAAGTGACTGAAACTTCAGTGACCTTCCGCATCAAAGCAAGCGAGGCTATGCTCAAGGCCTACCCTTATCAGTTCCAGTTAGACATCAGATATACTCTAACAGGTAAGATGATTAGGGTTGATTATTTGGTCACCAACAACGAGGCTGAAAAGAATATGCCCTACTTCATCGGTGGCCATCCAGGCTTTAATTGTCCCCTGCTAGCTGACGAGGACTACGAGGATTATTATTTAGAGTTTGCACAAGAGGAAACTTGCTCAGTCCCCAAATCTTTCCCAGACACAGGTCTCTTAGACCTGCAGGATCGCAAGCCCTTCTTACAGAAGCAAAAGACCTTAAACTTGAGTCATGATTTATTTGACCAAGATGCTATCACCCTAGATCAACTCAAATCGCGCTCAATCAGCTTGCACTCCCATAAGCATGACAAGGGTATTCAATTAGATTTTGAAGATTTTCCTTACTTAGTCCTCTGGTCAACAACTAATCAAGGCCCTTTTATCGCTCTGGAGCCCTGGAGTGGTCTTTCCACCTCCTTGGATGAATCGGACTATTTTGAGGATAAGCGAAACGTTAGCTGGGTCAAGCCTGGTCAAACCGATCTAAAGTCCTTTACAATCAGTATTCTTTAGAAAGCCGGTAAACTTTATGTTAGAAAAACTAAAAGCCCTAAAAAATAAAACCATGGCAGCTGCTTTTGAAATTGTCTATATGGTTACCTTTAAAGATAAGTCGGCTATTCCTCAAGTCACTCCAGCAATCCAATCTCTCGCTAAGTGGTATATCACTAGTGGAGATGAGTGGTACGGTCATTCCGAGGATTCCCTGGAAGATTTCAAGGCTAAATTTTTAGACTTGACTGGA harbors:
- a CDS encoding aldose 1-epimerase family protein, producing the protein MVIHLKNDNLEVQFSQLGGALTSIKDNDGIEYLWQGNPDYWSGQAPVLFPICGSLRLNWTVYRPAERPHFTGSMPRHGLVRKENFTLEEVTETSVTFRIKASEAMLKAYPYQFQLDIRYTLTGKMIRVDYLVTNNEAEKNMPYFIGGHPGFNCPLLADEDYEDYYLEFAQEETCSVPKSFPDTGLLDLQDRKPFLQKQKTLNLSHDLFDQDAITLDQLKSRSISLHSHKHDKGIQLDFEDFPYLVLWSTTNQGPFIALEPWSGLSTSLDESDYFEDKRNVSWVKPGQTDLKSFTISIL
- a CDS encoding DUF3884 family protein — its product is MLEKLKALKNKTMAAAFEIVYMVTFKDKSAIPQVTPAIQSLAKWYITSGDEWYGHSEDSLEDFKAKFLDLTGLTEEQVVFTKEHLPFSK